The nucleotide window CTTACTTGTGGCTAAAACGTCCCCCTGAATGTAATCGCCGCAGACGGTTCACGCGAATTTTTATATGGTGGCGGTGGAGGGTATCGAACCCCCGACCCGCGGCTTATGAGTCCGCTGCTCTACCAACTGAGCTACACCGCCACGCGACGGACTATGTATCAAGGAGTGCGCCCGACGTCAAGGCCATTGATACTATTTGCTCGGAATGGACGCCGGATGAGTCTAGCCGACGAGGTCTGGGTTGAGGCGCTCGAGTGGCTGAATAAAGCTGGCTTTGATCTCGTTGAAGACGATCGCGCGTCCGGCCTGCCTGAGCCGATTGAAGACGCCTTCCACGATGACCTGTTCGCCCTCATGGATCTCCACCTTGCCCAGCGCGACCACCCTGACCGTGCCTTTGTCGCCTGTGAGCAGAAACCCATAAGCCGGCTGCCCCTGTCGGTTGGTCGCAATCTGCAGATTCGCAACCCTTCCGGTGACCATCACGGCCTGCCGATCATATTGTTCCGGGTGGGCCAGGATCTCGGTGATGTCCTGCACGCCAGCCGCTTGGGAGGCGCCGGTCTCCAGCAGCCATGCAGACAAGAAAAGGACCAGCATGAGCCACTTCGCGCAACCAAAAGAGTGTCTAGTCTCAGTGTGCACGGTAGGCTCCACAATGGAATGTTGCCCTGATGGGTTTGAATGGTATCGGCCTGTCATTGTCTCTCGCTTAGCGCCGTCCTTGAAGATCCGGATGGCTTTCCCCCATGAAGCTTTTCAGGACATGCTGTCCCATCTCGCTCAGTTGTGCCTCGGTCGGGATCGGCGCCGCCCCCTCTTCGATCGCCGATACCTTGTGAGCCGGGGCCACGCGGGCGAGCAAGTCCGTTTCCAGCGCTTCGTTCGACATGTCCATGTCATTCAGGATGGCCAGGAGGCGTTGGAGCGCAAACACGGAGATGGCTTTCGAGCCATACTCAGCCTGATGTCGAGACTCTTGAATCAGAGACAACCAGAACCGCCCTTCGAGGTCTTCGGGAAGGGCGCCAGCGGCGAAGGTCGTGAGCTTTTCAATGAGGGCCCCTTCGGTACGCTCAAGGCCATCGTAGACGGCGGGAGAGTGCTCTACCGGTGAATGCGACAATACTTCCAACGTTTCCCGCCAGAGATCCACCGGGGGACTGTTGGCCTGGAGGGTCGGCGGCGAGGCGGCGGCGAGTCTGGTTTGGAGGCCTTGCAAATACTGATGCAAGTACTTGGCTTTGCGGGCAGCAAGGCTGCCGGCCGGGATGCCCCAGATATGGGCGATCTCATGGTCTTGGAGCGGTGACGCATTGGCCAGGTCGAATTCCCGTTTGGCTTGTGCCAGGCGCTTACGATCAGTCTCGATCCGCCGCAAAAGACGTTGCAGCTCCAGGCCTAACCGTGCTTTGCGGTACTCGTCTTCCACCACCTCGCCGAGTTCCCATTTTCGCTCCAGCTCTCGGATGACCGGCTTGGGGACCGAGGTCCGCGCCTGCTTTTTCAAGTCCTCAACCGCGTCCGGCGTCAATGCGAATTGGGCGGCCAGCAGTTTCGAGGCGAGCGTGACCAGCGTTTCATTTCGGGCAAGCAATCGCTGGAGGCAGTCGACCTGCAGCTTGATCCGTTCCCGCTTTAGGCGCACCTGGATGCGGTATTGCTTGACCCGGTCGGCAATGCCTTGCAGCGTTTCTTGGGAGATGTAGGGGGTAATCGGCTTGCCGCCCGCCTGAAAGCGTGGGTCGGGCCGATCCGACGCCATATACTGCACATCCTCGGCTGTGACATCCAGGTACCGCAGCAGCAACAGGCGGAGCATGATGCGGCCTTGGATCGGCAGGGCATCGACTGTGGCGACTATCTGTTCTTGCGTCAACACCGTGCCCATGTTGCACTCCATCCGGACGGTCGTTGGTTAAGCCGATCCTTCTGTCTGGGCCTCAAGGTGTGTCGCCACGTATTCACGGATTTGTTGCACCGTTCCGTTGGCGTACAACTCACGGGGAATGTCGATACGCACGAGTTTGGTGGGGTCGGCGCCCCGTTCGACGGCATAGGCTTCGTCGACATATAGACTGACCGAACCGTCCGGATGTCTGATGGCGCAGAGGGCCGTGGAATCTTCCATGCGACGATCTCGTTGTTACCCGGATGTGCATCCACCGACAGCGATGAGGAGTGAATGTCTGATAACACAATGTCCGGCGCCCTGTCAAAGTTTGCCGGGAGCCGGCGATCGCGAGCTGAAACAGGGGGCGCGCCAGAGCACGTAGGCGGTGAACGCTGCGAGCGTCAGCAAGAACACCGTCCTGACACGCCCGTAGCCGAAACAGGCGAAGTTCGCGGATGCGTTCAGAAATCCAAACGCGGCGTAGATGACATAGAGCAGCAGCCCCCAGCGGCGGAGACGCAGAAACCCATAGCCGATCAGGATGTGCAGAGTGGGTGATTGGGCCTTGGCGAGCAAGCCCCAGAGCCCCGCAGGTTTGGCGCAAAAGACGGTCAATGCGTAGGAGGGGTTCACAACGATGATGTAGAAATCCGTGGCCGCGGTCAGCAGGAAAAGCAAGCCGAGGTATCGGATATCATGGGCTTCCGTCCAGACGCGTCGCCATGTCTCCTTGAATCCCCAGCGGTCGGTGGATGCTGGAGGCAGCCACGCATCATAGCTCTGAAAAGCCCACCAAGGCAGGCCCAGCAGCATAAAGCACAAAACGGCCGCGCCGGTGCCGCCGAGCTTCCCGACTCCCCAGGTGCCGATCAGAAGGATGCCTGTTACGGCTATGACAAGGAGCGATCGGCCTGCTTGTCGCTTGATGGCCTGCCCCAACCCCGGTGCCAGGAGGGAGAGAGCAGCGGCGAGCGATTGCGATCGGTCGATTGTCGGGTCGTCCGCTGCCATCGGTCGAAGGGACTGGGACTGGAGATGGGCTAGCTCGCGCGGGCGGGACGTTTGTGGCGGCCAGCCGTGCGGGTCTGCAGCAGGGAGGCAGTGCTGGACGAGGAGCCGGCGACTGCGGTTGGCCGTTGGTCCGATTGAGTATCATGCCGGTTCTGAGCGATGGTCTGATCAAGCCGGAGCCCGCACTGGATGCAGCGCCACCCCTGGAATCGTCCGCTGTGCTCCTGAATTTCCTCCTGGATCAACAGGCCGGTACACTTCGGACAGTTCATCGAAAGCTCTCCTCTCGTCCGTGGATTCGTGCGGGATAAGGAACCGGCGGCCTCCCGTTTGCCCGAACGGCGCGCCGTGCCCGTGGCTCGGCTGCCGGTCATCCGCCCAGCGTATCGAGCATCTCCTTCAGGCTCTTCATAATGCAGCTGAAAATGGGGGTGTCGCGTTCCGTGTACCGGCTGGCTTCGGCCAAGCGCAGCTCCATTACCAGATCGAGGAAATCCTCCGGCTTGTCCGACTCGAAGGCCACGACGAACTCCTGGTCATCCAGCCCGAACGAATAGGTCGTATTCAGCTTGACCGATGGGTACCGGTGCCCGATTTCGATATGCTCGTCCATCATGCCTTGGCGGGCGGCCTTGGTCAGCAGATACCAATCGCGCGTTTTGACGAACGGGTAGACGAAAATGTATTTGCTCTTGCCGGGAATGACCTGCAGTCGCTTGCTTTCCTGGCCCTCATGGGTATGGTGGTCCACATAGATGGACCGCTTGGTCATCGAAAGGTAGGAGTAGGGGGTCGTCATGTATTTGCCCAGGCCAGTGGCGAGCAGCTTGGACATCATCTCCTGGAACAGCTCCATCTCGTAGCCGATGCGC belongs to Nitrospirota bacterium and includes:
- a CDS encoding chlorite dismutase; protein product: MASPEQTAKRQFVNFSFHKMDPAWRRLPEEERTRGKQEFARVVEEYAGKVIVIPYTLVGIRGDCDFMLWRIGYEMELFQEMMSKLLATGLGKYMTTPYSYLSMTKRSIYVDHHTHEGQESKRLQVIPGKSKYIFVYPFVKTRDWYLLTKAARQGMMDEHIEIGHRYPSVKLNTTYSFGLDDQEFVVAFESDKPEDFLDLVMELRLAEASRYTERDTPIFSCIMKSLKEMLDTLGG